A single region of the Streptomyces sp. AM 4-1-1 genome encodes:
- a CDS encoding response regulator transcription factor, which translates to MADRTPRTITLIVVDDHPVVRDGLRGMFESAAGFEVLGEADNGLDAVDLVGGLDPDVVLMDLRMPGGGGVAAIAELTRRGARAQVLVLTTYDTDSDTLPAIEAGATGYLLKDAPREELFTAVRAAADGRTVLSPAVATRLVSRVRAPGATRNEPLSAREREVLALVARGTSNRAIAAELFISEATVKTHLTHIFAKLGVKDRASAVATGYDRGILG; encoded by the coding sequence ATGGCTGACCGGACACCCCGCACCATCACGCTCATCGTCGTCGACGACCATCCCGTGGTACGGGACGGACTGCGCGGCATGTTCGAGTCGGCGGCCGGCTTCGAGGTACTGGGCGAGGCGGACAACGGCCTCGACGCGGTCGACCTCGTCGGCGGGCTCGACCCCGACGTCGTCCTCATGGACCTGCGGATGCCGGGCGGCGGCGGGGTCGCGGCGATCGCCGAACTGACCCGCCGGGGCGCCCGCGCCCAGGTCCTCGTCCTCACCACGTACGACACCGACTCCGACACCCTGCCCGCCATCGAGGCGGGCGCGACCGGCTATCTGCTCAAGGACGCCCCGCGCGAGGAACTGTTCACGGCCGTCCGCGCCGCCGCCGACGGCCGCACGGTGCTCTCGCCCGCCGTCGCCACCCGGCTCGTCTCCCGGGTGCGTGCCCCGGGTGCCACCCGCAACGAACCGCTGTCGGCCCGTGAGCGCGAGGTGCTGGCGCTGGTGGCCAGGGGCACCTCGAACCGCGCGATCGCCGCCGAACTCTTCATCAGCGAGGCCACGGTGAAGACCCACCTCACCCACATCTTCGCCAAGCTGGGCGTCAAGGACCGCGCGTCCGCCGTCGCCACCGGGTACGACCG
- a CDS encoding sensor histidine kinase, producing MAERPTVEQAWDRFHRYGPYGLLAVSVVLAALTADALMSRTDVYVVGVLVLAALALQLWWGRAQSGLSPPWPLSGVYYAAQYALAFVLTWCNPFFSVYAILGYFGAGRLLPYRLARVGMLCTAVTMAGAQCGSGLPPTTAMNWVAFGALYLLHASLAVLFARLERREAEKARTQVETIGELERTNARLEQALAENAGLHAQLLVQAREAGVADERRRLAAEIHDTIAQGLTGIIAQLQVVTSTSESRPETARDHLASALALARHSLGEARRSVHNLVPAALAEDDLPEALEKTVARWTERFGTRVRFTVTGTAEPLHDEVGATLLRIAEEALANAGRHSGASRIGVTLSYMGDEVTLDVRDDGRGFDPLALPPYRGTDGFGLGGMRSRAERIAGTVTVESEPGHGTAVCARVPLVHHG from the coding sequence GTGGCGGAGCGCCCCACCGTCGAACAGGCCTGGGACCGGTTCCACCGCTACGGCCCCTACGGCCTGCTCGCCGTCTCCGTCGTCCTCGCCGCGCTGACCGCCGACGCCCTGATGTCCCGTACCGACGTGTACGTCGTCGGGGTGCTGGTCCTGGCGGCACTCGCCCTGCAACTGTGGTGGGGAAGGGCCCAGTCGGGCCTGTCCCCTCCGTGGCCCCTCAGCGGGGTCTACTACGCCGCGCAGTACGCGCTCGCCTTCGTGCTCACCTGGTGCAACCCGTTCTTCTCCGTCTACGCGATCCTCGGCTACTTCGGCGCCGGCCGTCTGCTCCCGTACCGCCTCGCCCGCGTCGGGATGCTCTGCACCGCCGTCACCATGGCGGGCGCGCAGTGCGGCAGCGGCCTGCCGCCGACCACCGCCATGAACTGGGTCGCGTTCGGCGCGCTCTATCTGCTGCACGCCTCGCTCGCCGTCCTCTTCGCCCGCCTGGAGCGCCGCGAGGCCGAGAAGGCCCGGACCCAGGTCGAGACCATCGGTGAGCTGGAGCGGACCAACGCCCGGCTCGAACAGGCCCTGGCCGAGAACGCCGGACTGCACGCCCAACTCCTCGTGCAGGCGCGGGAGGCGGGCGTCGCGGACGAACGGCGCAGGCTCGCCGCCGAGATCCACGACACCATCGCGCAGGGACTGACCGGGATCATCGCCCAGCTCCAGGTGGTCACCTCCACCTCCGAATCCCGGCCGGAGACCGCCCGGGACCATCTCGCCAGCGCCCTGGCCCTGGCCCGGCACAGTCTCGGCGAGGCGCGTCGTTCGGTCCACAACCTGGTGCCCGCCGCGCTGGCCGAGGACGATCTGCCCGAGGCGCTGGAGAAGACCGTCGCCCGCTGGACCGAACGGTTCGGGACGCGCGTCCGGTTCACCGTGACCGGCACCGCCGAACCGCTGCACGACGAGGTCGGCGCCACCCTGCTCCGCATCGCGGAGGAGGCACTGGCCAACGCGGGCCGCCACTCCGGAGCTTCCCGGATCGGGGTGACGCTCTCGTACATGGGCGACGAGGTCACCCTGGACGTACGGGACGACGGCCGCGGCTTCGACCCGCTCGCCCTGCCGCCCTACCGGGGCACCGACGGCTTCGGCCTCGGCGGGATGCGGTCCCGCGCCGAACGCATCGCGGGGACCGTCACGGTGGAGTCCGAACCCGGCCACGGCACGGCCGTCTGCGCTCGCGTACCGTTGGTCCACCATGGCTGA